The Juglans regia cultivar Chandler chromosome 2, Walnut 2.0, whole genome shotgun sequence genome includes a window with the following:
- the LOC109002532 gene encoding uncharacterized protein LOC109002532 isoform X2 — protein sequence MENSGEAVDDQGSGWFQVKKKHRSSSKFSLQSWVGGFSGKNPSNFLHSQPSLNENNGNSRGKRRSQLPKAGGNNAVGSQSSVINSIPVLDEDKKGVLFLDKCVVQQDNESPNLLPLPVANLNGGTGDIEKTTQKDKPDVVHKIKWGDLEDDALLLHHENTDGADADICGNEVSEKNCISVEDAEVPIANDQKLDPDDEVSNCKDIHTEHVKSVNGDLSSTGFSCAEVVGIEFKLQAPDIIPDADDTDSSEIPVTSRGSSAAAIDQNAELFPPKKSGSEISGDSTVTYPIEDQGAPSEDTIHDDSSSMQIGNSLGECQTGESKERFRQRLWCFLFENLNRAVDELYLLCELECDVEQMKEAILVLEEAASDFKELNARVEEFENVKRSSPQLIDGAPITLKSDHRRPHALSWEVRRMTTSTHKAEILSSSLEAFKKIQKERASMCTSNDAKILGSECYFQSDDNLNKSSEKTDATPNARDSQIKSRRQSASTDLILGNITGEKRNIESGRSCKVNLVQNGRVPPHNSSFSEFSSSRPPPRDISAAFTAGKSKREQPGSDADRFLSKKEKNLAESVVEKNSKSTDHFKRQIPLSEKEKEKERRNAAPWKSMDAWKEKRNWEEILSSPFRVSTRVSHSPGMSRKSAERARILRDKLMSPEKKKKKAAIDLKKEAEEKHARAMRIRSELENERVQKLQRNSEKLNRVNEWQAVRNMKLREGMFARHQRGESRHEAFLAQVVKRAGDESSKVNEVRFITSLNEENKKLILRQKLHDSELRRAEKLQVIKTKQKEDMAREEAVLERRKLIEAEKLQRLAETQRKKEEAQIRREEERKASSAAREARAMEQLRRKEERVKAQQEEAELLAQKLAERLSESEQRRKFYLEQIRERASMDFRDQPSPLSRRSVIKDGQGRVNEDYQANIITGLGGSALAMGNVTMQHSLKRRIKRIRQRLMALKYEFPEPPVGAENAGIGYRTAVGTARMKIGRWLQELQRLRQARKEGAASIGLIIAEMIKYLEGKDPELQASRQAGLLDFIASALPASHTSKPEACQVTIHLLKLLRVVLSVAANRSYFLAQNLLPPIIPMLSAALENYIKIAASLNVPGNINFPSSKTSTENFESISEVLDGFLWTVTTIIGHISTDERQLQMRDGLLELLVAYQVVHRLRDLFALYDRPQVEGSPFPSSILLSIYMLVVLTSRPQTDSSIDWESCPGEVALGNKSDEATLLESVDSGYFSVTNFCGDNRPPLSVLNGSTVVYLPDVPEDRPLDELSEITKKNVSSMGKDAEKEQNDSSVEVCKTNTNKTDAADESQIHEIVEPFAGHKDEKHSVTTEQKSENILRLDQPLSFLLSAISETGLVSLPSLLTAVLLQANNRLSNEQASYVLPSNFEEVATGVLKVLNNLAILDLKFMQRMLARSDLKMEFFHLMSFLLSYCTSKWKIASDKVGLLLLESLLLLSHFALFHLENQAVLRWGKSPTVLHKVCDLPFVFFSDPDLMPVLAGTLVAACYGSEQNKGVVQQEISIDMLLSLLRSCRNILPSVQSNSTLDNSMGDDSSEINLLGPECKKPQVESALRFSRNNARSARAYLGKAGSLVNSIRNGKMRNQRDGKTTKASEEMALKQNLPASETNTVMLYSRFPSSFIDRAERFFSVGCLNVGDEA from the exons AAGCATAGAAGTAGTTCAAAGTTCTCTCTACAGAGTTGGGTTGGGGGATTCTCAGGAAAGAATCCTTCTAATTTTTTGCATTCTCAGCCCTCATTGAatgaaaataatggaaattCAAGAGGTAAGCGCAGATCCCAGCTTCCCAAGGCAGGGGGAAATAATGCTGTAGGTAGCCAAAGTAGTGTTATAAATTCTATTCCTGTCCTGGATGAAGACAAAAAAGGCGTGCTCTTTCTTGACAAATGTGTAGTCCAACAAGATAATGAGTCTCCTAATTTGCTTCCATTACCTGTTGCAAATTTGAATGGTGGAACTGGAGATATTGAGAAAACTACTCAAAAAGACAAGCCTGATGTTGTTCACAAAATCAAGTGGGGTGATCTAGAGGATGATGCTTTGCTCCTGCATCATGAAAACACTGATGGAGCAG ATGCAGATATATGTGGAAATGAGGTTTCTGAAAAGAACTGTATATCTGTAGAAGATGCAGAAGTACCGATTGCGAATGATCAAAAGCTTGATCCAGATGATGAAGTTTCGAACTGCAAGGATATACACACTGAACACGTGAAATCTGTAAATGGTGATCTTTCTAgtactggattttcatgtgctGAAGTGGTAGGTATAGAGTTCAAACTTCAGGCACCTGACATCATACCTGACGCAGATGACACAGATAGTTCTGAAATTCCGGTGACAAGCAGGGGTTCAAGCGCGGCAGCAATTGACCAAAATGCTGAGTTATTTCCACCCAAAAAGAGTGGATCTGAAATATCAGGAGACTCTACTGTCACATACCCTATTGAAGATCAAGGGGCTCCATCGGAAGATACAATACATGATGATAGTTCAAGCATGCAGATTGGGAATTCCCTTGGAGAATGTCAAACGGGTGAAAGCAAAGAAAGGTTTAGGCAGCGACTTTGGTGCTTTCTCTTTGAGAATCTTAATAGGGCTGTAGACGAACTTTATCTTCTGTGTGAACTAGAATGTGATGTAGAACAGATGAAAGAGGCCATTCTTGTTCTTGAAGAAGCTGCATCTGATTTTAAAGAACTAAATGCTAGAGTGGAGGAGTTTGAGAATGTGAAGAGGTCCTCTCCTCAGCTAATTGATGGGGCACCAATCACATTGAAGAGTGACCATCGCAGGCCACACGCCCTTTCATGGGAG GTACGAAGAATGACGACTTCAACACACAAAGCAGAGATACTGTCATCATCTCTTGAGgcttttaagaaaattcaaaaagaaagagCTAGTATGTGTACATCTAATGATGCAAAAATCCTGGGGTCCGAGTGTTATTTTCAGTCTGATGATAATCTGAATAAATCATCTGAGAAAACTGATGCAACACCCAATGCTAGGGATTCGCAAATAAAGTCAAGAAGACAGAGTGCAAGTACAGATTTGATTCTAGGAAATATTACTGGGGAAAAGCGGAATATTGAGTCAGGCAGGTCTTGCAAAGTAAACTTAGTACAAAATGGACGTGTCCCTCCCCATAACTCATCCTTTTCCGAATTTAGTTCCTCTAGGCCACCTCCTAGGGATATTTCTGCTGCTTTTACTGCTGGAAAGAGTAAGAGAGAACAACCTGGATCTGATGCAGATAGGtttctttctaaaaaagaaaaaaatttggcAGAAAGTGTTGttgaaaaaaattccaaatctaCAGATCATTTTAAGAGACAAATTCCTCTttcagagaaagaaaaggagaaggaaaGGAGGAATGCAGCTCCTTGGAAATCCATGGATGCTTGGAAAGAGAAGAGGAATTGGGAGGAAATACTTTCATCTCCTTTCCGTGTCTCTACACGTGTATCACATTCTCCTGGTATGAGCAGGAAAAGTGCGGAGCGTGCACGCATATTGCGGGATAAACTAATGTCTcctgagaagaagaagaagaaagctgCTATTGATCTGAAAAAAGAAGCAGAAGAAAAGCATGCCCGGGCAATGAGAATTAGAAGTGAGCTGGAGAATGAGAGAGTTCAAAAGCTTCAGCGTAACTCAGAAAAACTAAATCGGGTAAATGAATGGCAAGCTGTCCGCAATATGAAGTTAAGAGAGGGAATGTTTGCTCGCCACCAACGTGGTGAATCTCGGCATGAAGCTTTTCTAGCTCAAGTTGTGAAGAGAGCTGGTGATGAAAGCAGTAAAGTTAACGAGGTTCGTTTTATTACTTCCttaaatgaagaaaacaaaaagcttATATTGCGCCAGAAACTTCATGATTCAGAGTTGAGGAGAGCTGAAAAACTTCAAGTtataaaaactaaacaaaaagagGATATGGCTAGAGAAGAGGCTGTGTTAGAACGCAGGAAACTCATTGAAGCCGAGAAATTACAACGCCTTGCTGAAACACAGCGGAAGAAAGAAGAGGCTCAAATTAGGAGAGAAGAGGAGCGCAAAGCATCCAGTGCAGCACGTGAAGCAAGGGCCATGGAACAACTTCGGAGAAAGGAGGAAAGAGTGAAAGCCCAGCAAGAGGAAGCTGAACTTCTGGCGCAGAAACTTGCAGAGCGACTTAGTGAAAGTGAACAACGTCGCAAGTTTTACCTGGAGCAAATCCGAGAGAGAGCTTCTATGGATTTCAGGGATCAACCTTCACCTTTGTCGCGCCGATCTGTAATCAAGGATGGGCAGGGTAGAGTTAATGAAGACTATCAAGCAAACATCATTACAGGCTTAGGAGGTTCTGCTCTTGCAATGGGAAATGTTACAATGCAACATTCTTTGAAGCGAAGGATTAAAAGAATTAGACAAAGGCTTATGgctcttaaatatgaatttccTGAGCCTCCCGTTGGTGCTGAAAATGCTGGTATTGGATATAGAACGGCTGTGGGAACTGCAAGAATGAAAATTGGGAGGTGGCTTCAAGAACTTCAAAGACTTCGGCAAGCTAGAAAAGAAGGGGCTGCAAGTATAGGGTTAATAATTGCAGAAATGATCAAG tatttggagggaaaagaCCCTGAGCTGCAAGCTTCTCGACAAGCTGGTTTACTTGATTTTATTGCTTCTGCCTTGCCTGCTTCTCATACATCAAAACCTGAAGCTTGCCAGGTGACAATTCACCTTTTGAAGCTTCTCAGGGTGGTTCTATCTGTGGCTGCAAACAGGAGCTATTTTCTTGCACAGAACCTTTTACCCCCAATCATCCCAATGCTATCTGCTGCACTTGAGAACTATATAAAGATTGCAGCCTCTTTAAATGTGCCGGGTAATATTAACTTTCCATCGAGTAAAACATCaactgaaaattttgaatcaatcTCTGAAGTACTAGATGGTTTTTTATGGACTGTTACGACAATAATTGGTCATATAAGCACTGATGAAAGACAACTCCAAATGCGGGATGGTTTGTTGGAGCTACTGGTTGCCTACCAAGTTGTTCACCGGCTGCGGGATCTCTTTGCACTTTATGATCGGCCACAGGTGGAAGGCTCACCTTTTCCTTCTTCTATTCTCTTAAGCATCTATATGTTGGTGGTTTTAACATCCCGACCTCAGACTGATAGTTCCATTGACTGGGAATCTTGTCCTGGTGAAGTGGCTTTAGGAAATAAGAGTGATGAGGCTACACTTTTAGAGTCTGTTGATTCTGGATATTTTTCTGTAACTAACTTTTGTGGGGATAATAGACCGCCATTATCAGTGCTAAATGGTAGCACGGTTGTATATCTTCCAGATGTACCAGAGGATAGACCATTAGATGAATTGTCTGagataactaaaaaaaatgtgtCATCCATGGGCAAGGACGCTGAAAAGGAGCAGAATGACAGTTCGGTTGAGGTGTGTAAGACCAACACTAACAAGACAGATGCTGCAGATGAATCTCAAATTCACGAGATTGTGGAGCCTTTTGCAGGTCATAAGGATGAGAAACACTCGGTCACTACAGAACAGAAGAGTGAAAACATTTTGAGATTGGATCAACCAttgtcttttcttctttctgctatATCTGAAACGGGTCTTGTCAGTCTCCCGTCTTTGTTAACAGCTGTGCTACTGCAGGCCAACAATAGATTGTCCAACGAACAG GCCTCATATGTCCTTCCGTCTAATTTTGAAGAAGTGGCAACTGGTGTGCTGAAGGTACTGAACAATTTGGCTATTTTGGACCTCAAATTTATGCAAAGAATGCTG GCAAGGTCAGACCTGAAGATGGAATTCTTCCATTTGATGAGTTTCCTACTCTCCTATTGCACCAGCAAGTGGAAAATAGCCAGTGATAAG GTTGGTTTGCTTCTACTTGAATCTCTTTTGCTTCTTAGTCACTTTGCATTGTTCCACCTGGAGAATCAAGCTGTCTTGCGATGGGGAAAGAGTCCTACTGTCCTTCACAAG GTGTGCGATCTTCCTTTTGTGTTCTTCAGCGACCCCGATTTAATGCCTGTCTTGGCTGGAACACTTGTTGCTGCCTGTTACGGGTCTGAGCAGAACAAGGGTGTGGTTCAGCAAGAAATCAGTATAGATATGCTACTTTCGTTGTTAAGATCTTGCAGAAACATTTTGCCTTCTGTTCAGTCCAATTCAACTTTAGACAATTCAATGGGGGACGATTCTAGTGAAATTAATCTGCTGGGTCCTGAATGTAAAAAGCCTCAAGTGGAGAGTGCCCTAAGATTTAGCCGCAACAATGCCAGGAGTGCTAGAGCTTACCTGGGAAAAGCTGGCAGTTTGGTAAACAGCATTAGAAATGGCAAGATGAGGAACCAAAGAGATGGGAAAACAACGAAGGCGAGCGAAGAAATGGCTCTAAAGCAAAACCTACCGGCTTCAGAAACTAACACTGTTATGCTGTACAGTAGATTCCCTAGTAGTTTCATTGATAGAGCAGAGCGTTTCTTTTCAGTTGGCTGCCTCAATGTGGGTGATGAAGCATGA
- the LOC109002532 gene encoding uncharacterized protein LOC109002532 isoform X1 yields MENSGEAVDDQGSGWFQVKKKHRSSSKFSLQSWVGGFSGKNPSNFLHSQPSLNENNGNSRGKRRSQLPKAGGNNAVGSQSSVINSIPVLDEDKKGVLFLDKCVVQQDNESPNLLPLPVANLNGGTGDIEKTTQKDKPDVVHKIKWGDLEDDALLLHHENTDGAGIKFGDIGSHKLDACRKNVNNHYVVSSVASCANPQHNNLVATADADICGNEVSEKNCISVEDAEVPIANDQKLDPDDEVSNCKDIHTEHVKSVNGDLSSTGFSCAEVVGIEFKLQAPDIIPDADDTDSSEIPVTSRGSSAAAIDQNAELFPPKKSGSEISGDSTVTYPIEDQGAPSEDTIHDDSSSMQIGNSLGECQTGESKERFRQRLWCFLFENLNRAVDELYLLCELECDVEQMKEAILVLEEAASDFKELNARVEEFENVKRSSPQLIDGAPITLKSDHRRPHALSWEVRRMTTSTHKAEILSSSLEAFKKIQKERASMCTSNDAKILGSECYFQSDDNLNKSSEKTDATPNARDSQIKSRRQSASTDLILGNITGEKRNIESGRSCKVNLVQNGRVPPHNSSFSEFSSSRPPPRDISAAFTAGKSKREQPGSDADRFLSKKEKNLAESVVEKNSKSTDHFKRQIPLSEKEKEKERRNAAPWKSMDAWKEKRNWEEILSSPFRVSTRVSHSPGMSRKSAERARILRDKLMSPEKKKKKAAIDLKKEAEEKHARAMRIRSELENERVQKLQRNSEKLNRVNEWQAVRNMKLREGMFARHQRGESRHEAFLAQVVKRAGDESSKVNEVRFITSLNEENKKLILRQKLHDSELRRAEKLQVIKTKQKEDMAREEAVLERRKLIEAEKLQRLAETQRKKEEAQIRREEERKASSAAREARAMEQLRRKEERVKAQQEEAELLAQKLAERLSESEQRRKFYLEQIRERASMDFRDQPSPLSRRSVIKDGQGRVNEDYQANIITGLGGSALAMGNVTMQHSLKRRIKRIRQRLMALKYEFPEPPVGAENAGIGYRTAVGTARMKIGRWLQELQRLRQARKEGAASIGLIIAEMIKYLEGKDPELQASRQAGLLDFIASALPASHTSKPEACQVTIHLLKLLRVVLSVAANRSYFLAQNLLPPIIPMLSAALENYIKIAASLNVPGNINFPSSKTSTENFESISEVLDGFLWTVTTIIGHISTDERQLQMRDGLLELLVAYQVVHRLRDLFALYDRPQVEGSPFPSSILLSIYMLVVLTSRPQTDSSIDWESCPGEVALGNKSDEATLLESVDSGYFSVTNFCGDNRPPLSVLNGSTVVYLPDVPEDRPLDELSEITKKNVSSMGKDAEKEQNDSSVEVCKTNTNKTDAADESQIHEIVEPFAGHKDEKHSVTTEQKSENILRLDQPLSFLLSAISETGLVSLPSLLTAVLLQANNRLSNEQASYVLPSNFEEVATGVLKVLNNLAILDLKFMQRMLARSDLKMEFFHLMSFLLSYCTSKWKIASDKVGLLLLESLLLLSHFALFHLENQAVLRWGKSPTVLHKVCDLPFVFFSDPDLMPVLAGTLVAACYGSEQNKGVVQQEISIDMLLSLLRSCRNILPSVQSNSTLDNSMGDDSSEINLLGPECKKPQVESALRFSRNNARSARAYLGKAGSLVNSIRNGKMRNQRDGKTTKASEEMALKQNLPASETNTVMLYSRFPSSFIDRAERFFSVGCLNVGDEA; encoded by the exons AAGCATAGAAGTAGTTCAAAGTTCTCTCTACAGAGTTGGGTTGGGGGATTCTCAGGAAAGAATCCTTCTAATTTTTTGCATTCTCAGCCCTCATTGAatgaaaataatggaaattCAAGAGGTAAGCGCAGATCCCAGCTTCCCAAGGCAGGGGGAAATAATGCTGTAGGTAGCCAAAGTAGTGTTATAAATTCTATTCCTGTCCTGGATGAAGACAAAAAAGGCGTGCTCTTTCTTGACAAATGTGTAGTCCAACAAGATAATGAGTCTCCTAATTTGCTTCCATTACCTGTTGCAAATTTGAATGGTGGAACTGGAGATATTGAGAAAACTACTCAAAAAGACAAGCCTGATGTTGTTCACAAAATCAAGTGGGGTGATCTAGAGGATGATGCTTTGCTCCTGCATCATGAAAACACTGATGGAGCAGGTATAAAGTTTGGTGATATTGGAAGTCATAAACTGGATGCCTGTAGGAAGAATGTGAATAATCATTATGTGGTTTCCTCTGTTGCTTCTTGTGCTAACCCCCAACACAACAACTTGGTGGCAACTGCAGATGCAGATATATGTGGAAATGAGGTTTCTGAAAAGAACTGTATATCTGTAGAAGATGCAGAAGTACCGATTGCGAATGATCAAAAGCTTGATCCAGATGATGAAGTTTCGAACTGCAAGGATATACACACTGAACACGTGAAATCTGTAAATGGTGATCTTTCTAgtactggattttcatgtgctGAAGTGGTAGGTATAGAGTTCAAACTTCAGGCACCTGACATCATACCTGACGCAGATGACACAGATAGTTCTGAAATTCCGGTGACAAGCAGGGGTTCAAGCGCGGCAGCAATTGACCAAAATGCTGAGTTATTTCCACCCAAAAAGAGTGGATCTGAAATATCAGGAGACTCTACTGTCACATACCCTATTGAAGATCAAGGGGCTCCATCGGAAGATACAATACATGATGATAGTTCAAGCATGCAGATTGGGAATTCCCTTGGAGAATGTCAAACGGGTGAAAGCAAAGAAAGGTTTAGGCAGCGACTTTGGTGCTTTCTCTTTGAGAATCTTAATAGGGCTGTAGACGAACTTTATCTTCTGTGTGAACTAGAATGTGATGTAGAACAGATGAAAGAGGCCATTCTTGTTCTTGAAGAAGCTGCATCTGATTTTAAAGAACTAAATGCTAGAGTGGAGGAGTTTGAGAATGTGAAGAGGTCCTCTCCTCAGCTAATTGATGGGGCACCAATCACATTGAAGAGTGACCATCGCAGGCCACACGCCCTTTCATGGGAG GTACGAAGAATGACGACTTCAACACACAAAGCAGAGATACTGTCATCATCTCTTGAGgcttttaagaaaattcaaaaagaaagagCTAGTATGTGTACATCTAATGATGCAAAAATCCTGGGGTCCGAGTGTTATTTTCAGTCTGATGATAATCTGAATAAATCATCTGAGAAAACTGATGCAACACCCAATGCTAGGGATTCGCAAATAAAGTCAAGAAGACAGAGTGCAAGTACAGATTTGATTCTAGGAAATATTACTGGGGAAAAGCGGAATATTGAGTCAGGCAGGTCTTGCAAAGTAAACTTAGTACAAAATGGACGTGTCCCTCCCCATAACTCATCCTTTTCCGAATTTAGTTCCTCTAGGCCACCTCCTAGGGATATTTCTGCTGCTTTTACTGCTGGAAAGAGTAAGAGAGAACAACCTGGATCTGATGCAGATAGGtttctttctaaaaaagaaaaaaatttggcAGAAAGTGTTGttgaaaaaaattccaaatctaCAGATCATTTTAAGAGACAAATTCCTCTttcagagaaagaaaaggagaaggaaaGGAGGAATGCAGCTCCTTGGAAATCCATGGATGCTTGGAAAGAGAAGAGGAATTGGGAGGAAATACTTTCATCTCCTTTCCGTGTCTCTACACGTGTATCACATTCTCCTGGTATGAGCAGGAAAAGTGCGGAGCGTGCACGCATATTGCGGGATAAACTAATGTCTcctgagaagaagaagaagaaagctgCTATTGATCTGAAAAAAGAAGCAGAAGAAAAGCATGCCCGGGCAATGAGAATTAGAAGTGAGCTGGAGAATGAGAGAGTTCAAAAGCTTCAGCGTAACTCAGAAAAACTAAATCGGGTAAATGAATGGCAAGCTGTCCGCAATATGAAGTTAAGAGAGGGAATGTTTGCTCGCCACCAACGTGGTGAATCTCGGCATGAAGCTTTTCTAGCTCAAGTTGTGAAGAGAGCTGGTGATGAAAGCAGTAAAGTTAACGAGGTTCGTTTTATTACTTCCttaaatgaagaaaacaaaaagcttATATTGCGCCAGAAACTTCATGATTCAGAGTTGAGGAGAGCTGAAAAACTTCAAGTtataaaaactaaacaaaaagagGATATGGCTAGAGAAGAGGCTGTGTTAGAACGCAGGAAACTCATTGAAGCCGAGAAATTACAACGCCTTGCTGAAACACAGCGGAAGAAAGAAGAGGCTCAAATTAGGAGAGAAGAGGAGCGCAAAGCATCCAGTGCAGCACGTGAAGCAAGGGCCATGGAACAACTTCGGAGAAAGGAGGAAAGAGTGAAAGCCCAGCAAGAGGAAGCTGAACTTCTGGCGCAGAAACTTGCAGAGCGACTTAGTGAAAGTGAACAACGTCGCAAGTTTTACCTGGAGCAAATCCGAGAGAGAGCTTCTATGGATTTCAGGGATCAACCTTCACCTTTGTCGCGCCGATCTGTAATCAAGGATGGGCAGGGTAGAGTTAATGAAGACTATCAAGCAAACATCATTACAGGCTTAGGAGGTTCTGCTCTTGCAATGGGAAATGTTACAATGCAACATTCTTTGAAGCGAAGGATTAAAAGAATTAGACAAAGGCTTATGgctcttaaatatgaatttccTGAGCCTCCCGTTGGTGCTGAAAATGCTGGTATTGGATATAGAACGGCTGTGGGAACTGCAAGAATGAAAATTGGGAGGTGGCTTCAAGAACTTCAAAGACTTCGGCAAGCTAGAAAAGAAGGGGCTGCAAGTATAGGGTTAATAATTGCAGAAATGATCAAG tatttggagggaaaagaCCCTGAGCTGCAAGCTTCTCGACAAGCTGGTTTACTTGATTTTATTGCTTCTGCCTTGCCTGCTTCTCATACATCAAAACCTGAAGCTTGCCAGGTGACAATTCACCTTTTGAAGCTTCTCAGGGTGGTTCTATCTGTGGCTGCAAACAGGAGCTATTTTCTTGCACAGAACCTTTTACCCCCAATCATCCCAATGCTATCTGCTGCACTTGAGAACTATATAAAGATTGCAGCCTCTTTAAATGTGCCGGGTAATATTAACTTTCCATCGAGTAAAACATCaactgaaaattttgaatcaatcTCTGAAGTACTAGATGGTTTTTTATGGACTGTTACGACAATAATTGGTCATATAAGCACTGATGAAAGACAACTCCAAATGCGGGATGGTTTGTTGGAGCTACTGGTTGCCTACCAAGTTGTTCACCGGCTGCGGGATCTCTTTGCACTTTATGATCGGCCACAGGTGGAAGGCTCACCTTTTCCTTCTTCTATTCTCTTAAGCATCTATATGTTGGTGGTTTTAACATCCCGACCTCAGACTGATAGTTCCATTGACTGGGAATCTTGTCCTGGTGAAGTGGCTTTAGGAAATAAGAGTGATGAGGCTACACTTTTAGAGTCTGTTGATTCTGGATATTTTTCTGTAACTAACTTTTGTGGGGATAATAGACCGCCATTATCAGTGCTAAATGGTAGCACGGTTGTATATCTTCCAGATGTACCAGAGGATAGACCATTAGATGAATTGTCTGagataactaaaaaaaatgtgtCATCCATGGGCAAGGACGCTGAAAAGGAGCAGAATGACAGTTCGGTTGAGGTGTGTAAGACCAACACTAACAAGACAGATGCTGCAGATGAATCTCAAATTCACGAGATTGTGGAGCCTTTTGCAGGTCATAAGGATGAGAAACACTCGGTCACTACAGAACAGAAGAGTGAAAACATTTTGAGATTGGATCAACCAttgtcttttcttctttctgctatATCTGAAACGGGTCTTGTCAGTCTCCCGTCTTTGTTAACAGCTGTGCTACTGCAGGCCAACAATAGATTGTCCAACGAACAG GCCTCATATGTCCTTCCGTCTAATTTTGAAGAAGTGGCAACTGGTGTGCTGAAGGTACTGAACAATTTGGCTATTTTGGACCTCAAATTTATGCAAAGAATGCTG GCAAGGTCAGACCTGAAGATGGAATTCTTCCATTTGATGAGTTTCCTACTCTCCTATTGCACCAGCAAGTGGAAAATAGCCAGTGATAAG GTTGGTTTGCTTCTACTTGAATCTCTTTTGCTTCTTAGTCACTTTGCATTGTTCCACCTGGAGAATCAAGCTGTCTTGCGATGGGGAAAGAGTCCTACTGTCCTTCACAAG GTGTGCGATCTTCCTTTTGTGTTCTTCAGCGACCCCGATTTAATGCCTGTCTTGGCTGGAACACTTGTTGCTGCCTGTTACGGGTCTGAGCAGAACAAGGGTGTGGTTCAGCAAGAAATCAGTATAGATATGCTACTTTCGTTGTTAAGATCTTGCAGAAACATTTTGCCTTCTGTTCAGTCCAATTCAACTTTAGACAATTCAATGGGGGACGATTCTAGTGAAATTAATCTGCTGGGTCCTGAATGTAAAAAGCCTCAAGTGGAGAGTGCCCTAAGATTTAGCCGCAACAATGCCAGGAGTGCTAGAGCTTACCTGGGAAAAGCTGGCAGTTTGGTAAACAGCATTAGAAATGGCAAGATGAGGAACCAAAGAGATGGGAAAACAACGAAGGCGAGCGAAGAAATGGCTCTAAAGCAAAACCTACCGGCTTCAGAAACTAACACTGTTATGCTGTACAGTAGATTCCCTAGTAGTTTCATTGATAGAGCAGAGCGTTTCTTTTCAGTTGGCTGCCTCAATGTGGGTGATGAAGCATGA